In Lagenorhynchus albirostris chromosome 1, mLagAlb1.1, whole genome shotgun sequence, the sequence CATCTGGTCCCTCATCACTCTCTGAAGAATAGATTCTGGCCCTCTCCTCTGAAAGCAAAGGGACTTTAGATATGGGATTGACCTTCAAAGATGAAGACCCATTTATTCCTGAATTTTTCTACTCTTGAATATTGCTACTTCCCACCATATATTTCCCTTGAGGAgccaacaattttttaaagttttcataaaGAAGTATGTACAGCTTTCAAACATGCTTAAGTGACTTAGATTGGAGAGGTTTTTCCTTCGGAGAGATTGTCTGATCATTTTTAAATACCCGAGGGGCTTTgtgcacacattttttaaaaaatttattttatttatttcttatttttggctgcattgggtcttcgcagctgcacacaggctttctctagttgtggtgagcaagggctactcttcggtgtggtgcacaggcttctcattgcggtggcttctcttgttgtggagcatgggctctaggcacacgggcttcactagttgtgacatgcgggctcagtagttgtggcacgcgggctcagtagttgtggttcccaagctctaaagcgcaggctcagtagttgtggcacacgagcttagttgctccgcagcgtgtgggatcttcccagaccagggctcaaacctgtgtcccctgcattggcaggcagattcttaaccactgcgccaccagggaagccccacatattttaaaactacaaagtTTAAACACTGGGTCCCTATACAAGCAGGAGAACTGCCTGTTACACATTTTCCTCCATAAGGACaaaattatttaattgattttcttattCTGGGGGTGCCTTATTTTCCCAGCTAAGCTTTTGTGTGGCAAAGTGGTCctagggaaaacaaaataaaaggcctTGGTACTGTTGTCCTAAGTGAATAACAGCAAGACAGTAAGAGCCCACCAGAGCACAATCGCTCCCACGGCCCTGAGATGGTGAAGCGTGACCTCCTCTCCCTACTCACCTCGGCCATGGTTCTTGCTGGCTTCTCCCTCCTCaccactgctggggccctggtaGGGGGCACTCGGCCCCCGCTGGTTCTCCTTTTCCCACAGATGGATGGTCTCCTGGTGAGTAGACGCCCTCAAAcgttcttcttctttctgtaaagaagcaaataaattactgaagtttaaaacaaaaaatgaactcaCTTAGTGCCCCCTTGAATCTACTTTACTGTAAAGAACACGTAAATGCCTCGCCCAGGATAACACCAGTTCCTATGTCCTCAGGGTACAGTTCTCTCCACTTTACACCTCTGTTACCACACATGGTCATCATCTTGTTCGTTCGAAGGCGTGAAGACAACACAGGGTGAAGAGGCAAaggctccctccctcacaccaaCCGCCCCATCAGGACTGGCACCGGCACAGCCTTGGGAGATGCAGCGTCCCCTGTGCTGCCAGGCAGAGCCCAGAGTGTGGCGACCAGCCTGAGGAACCTCGTTCATGTCCAGTGGACGCCTGAGGGAGGCGGGTTCTCTTCACCCTGAGACAGACACCTGACTTGCCCAGGCTCCACCGAACTACCATGGTGCCCACATATTCCAGTCTGGGGCCCTCAACCCAGAGAGCTCCCCACAGCTCCTGATGGCAGGATGGGGAGGTTCTGGTGGGGAGGGTCCCTGAGCCCCAAAGCAGAGCCTTCATTCCCTTCCATCTGTCTGGCTTCTACACACTGGGGTTCACTAGGCAGAGCCAGTGTCAACTGAGTCAGAATGTCCTCATGACCTTCCCACATCACCTCCTATCTGGTTAACACAGTTTAATGATGTACATCAagggttatatttttatataaagatttttttaattaatttatttatttttgactacattgggtccttgttgctgcacgtgggctttctctagttgcagcgagcaggggctgctcctcgttgcggtgtacaggcttctcattgcggtggcttctcttcttgcacagcatgggctctaggtgcgtgggcttcagtagttgtggctcgtgggctctagagcgcaggctcagtagttgtggcccacgggcttagttgctccgcggtatgtgggatctccccggaccaggggtcgaacccgtgtccgctgcactggcaggcggattcttaaccactgtgccaccagtgaagcccgggttatatttttaaattactagttTCCCTCTGAAATCTCATAGATTGGAGAGAGAACACCCGAGGGTCCGGACTGCTGTATCTCACCATCAGCCATTGACTATGACAATTACTGTGGTTAACCACATGCTTAGAAGGTTAAGCAGGCTCCCTGACAACCACAAGAAATAAAACAGCTGTGACAATAAGAAATGATGAATTAACATTCTGGAAAGCACAGTTCTTAATACCCCAAACAATCCCAGGATAAACCTCAGCCAACATACCTGAACCATCTCTGTGCGCTGGCATTCAGGGTCACGACCAGCCATCGGTAAGATTCTAATCTTCTGTGTCCTCGAGCATCTGTTAGCAAGTAGCAGGGTCATCTTTCTAAGTGTGGCACAGTCTGTAGCATGAGGTctgcaggaaacagaagaaaacgtCTCACTGTTTACAAAGAATATTTGGAGGCAATCATACCAACAGCAAACACAGTTGCGGACAATGACACACCAGCCCCTGCGGCAGCCCTTTCCTCTGGCGCATGCGCACACCAAGAGCATGCTCGCGATCGGCAGGCTTCCCAGGTAAACGTCCCTGAAGGGAAGGGACACGCTGACCAGCAGAGCAGCACAGACAGTCCAGGCTCTTACCAGGTGCGTCAATCAATGTGAGTTAATAACCAGTCTTCTGGTTTGTATGGCGGGCTCATGTTGGTTTCCATAGCGTGAACTGGCTCCCTGAGGGACAGCAACTTGTTGCAAAGGTGAAAAATAGCATGGGAACCAAACCATGGGCCTTGGTGAGCTGCACCTCAAAATCAGGTCAATCAGGACTGAGGCAGGCTTTGTGCACAGCCAACCTCTCTGCCCTGTTGCTCTTTAACTGCCAAGTAGCTGTGGGTCACTATGAATAGTTACCTGAAGGTGAGTTTGGACTTAAAGATGGCTTGTCCCTGCAGACCAGTGTCTTCCCTAATGAACAGCTGGTTGTGATTGCCCTGCATCGGGGCCTTGTCAACATCAAACACCTCATTGCCTAAATGCAGGGACAGGCTGGAAATAAGAAATAGTTCAGTTATTAGCGTGGATATTTAACAAATCCTACAGCTTCCATTCTACCCTGTTAGCTGTTCTTAAAATGCTGTGGAACTGCAGCATCCTGTCCCCATAATGAAttcataagaaaaacaaagaaaagatactGGAAACAACTAACCTAACCTTTCAAAGTAAAAGGTGGTAAAATCCATCTTCCTTTCAACTtcaaatataattgtttttatcattttcccaCTCTCTACCATTTCATTAGTAAAATAGAAACCATTTTTTCAAACATACCAATTTATAATGTCCAATTATCACAAATGGGCACTAAGATTAGGCTTTCATCTCAATAAGGTAGATACTGTGAAtttgatcacatcttgggtctaTGACTAGAGTATCCAAGTGCTGCACTGTGATCTTAACCTTATTTATTTCTCCCAGGTTTCCCAGGTAATGCCAGAGGCCTAGATCTTGTTGATTCTTTAATGAAAGATGATCCTAAAATACGGTCCTACGCAGAAAACTTCATTCATCCCAGGCCTCCCTCTGGGCATTTCCATACTCTTCAGGCATTTATGCTCACCTTCCATCGGACCACTTGACTATCCGAGAATtgctttctttaatttcatttccttctttgtccCGGCGTATCCTCCATCGTATAGTATTTTCTATCTGTTTCAAAACACAAAGGCATTAGAAAACCAGTGTTACTAACTGCGTGCTCTTTTTTCCTCAAGTGACCTATAATCATGTGCCAAGAGTTCATAGATGGTAAGAGAAATAAGCTCACCACAAAATAGCTGATTAGGCAACATGGAAACCTTCCTGCTACAGATACCTAGAGATATTGGTTGAACTCAACAgacattttgttttaatcttctctgagctccagttcATGGCAGTGGAAGCAAAAACTTCGGGGCCATATGAGGTAGGCGGTTACAACTGAGATCTCTGTCTATTGCAGCCCAACTTGAAGGCTATGAACCCAGAGAAAGAAGGACTGAAAAAGGACCCATTCGCCTAGTAAGATAGGGAAGCTCtgagtattaattttaaaaagaatatacaattaAGTAATAAACAACAGATTAAAACCTGAGACTTTTGCTTTACCCTACCCTTATGGTGCGGAACTCCAAATTACAAAAGTAGCATAAAAATGGATCCTGCCACGGCTACCACTGCGGCCTCTGGCAGAAGCTCATTCAAAACCCGGTTAAAGGCAACGCCATCCCTGTGAGAGCAATGGTAGGGTTTTGCCATCCAGGCCTTCTTGAGGGGGACCACCTAATGACAAGGCCTATTTTCTGTGCATAACCTGAATTTCCATGAAGAGTCTGAGATACTCTTATTGTGGGAAGCTGCTTGGATCTATCCACAATAAAATGTGGAGGCAGTTCAGTATACCTAGCTACATTATTATTTATCCTGAAGGAAATAGCTAAcaattttcaagaattttttttacttctgttgcAAAATTACAACCGcaaaagaaaggttaaaaaagtGACAATTCtacaaggattttttaaaaaggatatataCCTTCTCCtctaaaaatattctgaaaagatatttaattCCTTGTTCTAAGCAGTTATTTGTTGATTGTTTATGACAATAAACATAAAGATCATTTTATAAGCTGGTCTTAAATTGTTACCCCTGTGTTTtactttataaaaggaaaaactaaaaaaaaaacacaaaaaacaaaacacaggaatAAAGTGTGAAATGGTACCTTTAATTTTAACCTGGTTCTATCTTCTTCATCAAGCACTTCCTCATCTTCAAATTCATCTTCATAATACTGAGGATCAAAAGGCctaaaagttgttttttaatgtagTATTAGCCATCTTTAGTATTGAATAtaattaatgtataaaataatcttTACAACATGCactaatatgttaaaaaaatcacagtagaCAAATAACTTCATGTAAAACTTCAAAAAGTATGCAAATTACTGTACTTCcttgaaatttgattttaaaacatattacctgaaataaaatccaaatgtgACTAATAgttcaaagtttttaaattatatttttgttcagTGACGTATGTCCTCTAAAGTATAGGTGACACATGATCtatctcttcatattttttaagaaaagtgtcaTGTTTAATTGCATAAGAGCTTGCAATAGTGCACCATCGTGAATAATACCCATCAACACTATTTTGTTGTCTAAAATTGTGGTCGTTTCTAGATTCACAAAGGCTTTTGCATTGAACATTTGTGATTTCTCTAGAAAACTTTCTCACTctcattttccaatttttcagcTTTATGATAGTGAAAAATACCTTCATCAGCTATGTCTGCTCATTTATAAGAAAGTGCCAAAGTGCTAGAAGAATTATTAGCATTAAAACTTTCTCACACCAGTAATTCATCATTTTCTACCACAGCacattctaaatttattttttcagagttaCATGAGAAATCTCCCACCTCTGTGATTAGCCAACtcattataaataagaaaaacatttacaTTCCACATGTTTTTACTCaatatcttggggaaaaaaaaaaaacctttaatcaGTCCTCTTACTTGGGTTCTATGCTGAGAAATTTGGGTAGTTTAACAAAGTACAATTCATTTCCTAAATCACAGTTGATGCTGGGAATTTCTACTTCTATTTTGGTTTCAGAAATTGGCTCTTCCTCCTGCTGGTCCTGAGGCACTCCACGTCCATCCTAAGAGATAATCAGAATGTGAGAGCCTGAGTTGACATTAGAAATGCTCTAGCTCTCCTTCTGCACTAGGCAGATGCAGGTGTGACCAGAAGTAAACTTGGACACCCCTTCAGAGATAAAGCAGTTGGCAACCCCTCCAGGCCTCTCCTTAAAATTTcatcctctccccactccccaaaaaAAACCACCGTGCAAAACAAGACCTGTTAGCCTGCATTACCAGAAAAAATGTTGACATATCTAGCTTGCATAAGATATTTAGCAACAGATGTGTGAAATTATTCAACCCCTCAATGCTAAGTAAGTATTAAAATCAGAGAAGAATGTCAAATAGTACACACTTCTTGGCACATGTGTAaataagaaaaacttttaaatcaaAGGTTTTCAAATGCATCCTCACAGTCTAGCCCCTAAAGTTTGGCATCAAATTCATTCTAAGCAATTCCTTCTATTCCCTTTAATATCCAGAAATTCCCAACATAGCTAAGAAAGTCACCCATTCGTCAGATGTTTCAGACTGCTATTCATTATCCATGTCCCCTCCCTACATGACCCATCAGCCTCTGaaacttttttcttaactttgaaCAATGGGCCCAGTTGAGATTTGTTACTGTACTTACAGTAACAGGCTGTCCTGAAATGGGTGGTTGATTGTCCCTGTCACTCTCTGAAGAAATGTCATCTATGTCTCCAAACAGATCCATGGTCCCACTATAATCTTCAATGTTGGGGGAAAAATGCACAGTATTAATTTCTCTCACTGAAGTTCTTCACACAGTTCTTAGCCCATCACTTCAACATATTCCCAAGATTCATAAACCAAACCTCCACTAAGCCACGATCAGACTGGCTCCCTGAGCCTGGCCCTCAGAAGCCTCACAAGAGTGTCTACAGGGAAGGGAAACAGCAAAGTTAGCTGGTGGAAGGCCAAGCTGCTGTGATAGCCAGCTTTCAAGGTGGATCCCAGGGATCCCTGCCTCTGGTATTCTTGCCCTTGTGTGATCCTCTCCCACAGGTATCACGGTTGGTCTATGTGATCAATAGAATACAGCCTCACTTCCAAGGCTCTGCATGACATTGTGGCTTTTTTGCCTTGCTCTTTCTCCCTTGGGTCACTTGctctggaggaagccagctgCTGTGATGTGAAGACACTCAAACTGCTGCGGAGAGGCTCATGCAGTGACAAACTGAGGTCTCCTGCCAAGAGCCATGGGAGTGAACCATCTTGGAAACAGATCCTTCAGCCCCAGGCAGGCCTTTAAATAACACAGTCTCAACCAACATCTTGATTGCAGCCTTGTGGGAGACCCTGAGCCAGTGCTAAACCACTCCTGACCCTTAGAAACGGTGAGATAgattaaatgtttgttgttttaagctggcGCTCTCAATGAATGTAGTTAGGGAAGGTGGGGGATGGTATGCAAGTCACACAAAATATGTCTACTCTGACACTCCTATCTCCCTGTCTTTGAATTCCCTCTGCACAAAGCCAGGGAAGCTTTGGTATCTCAACTTCATTAAATGAAGGCCACCACTGAGTTTTTTTGGTGAACCAGTCAAGTATAGAGCCATGTCCAGCTATATGTCCTAACACATCAAATCCAGAATATATCCATATAAGTGCACCCGTATCAGTAAATTTGGCCCAAGGTAGTTAGTGTTTGTCCTTCATCTCACATTCTTAGAATCCACGTCCACACACATTCCCCAGGCTTTTGCTCATATTTAATAGCAAAATCTTGCAATTCTTTTGGTGTGTAAGTTATTTCTTCTTCAGTCAGAGTTTGTGCTTTCTTTGCCAGAGTATGATGAGATCCTAGTGATGGGTCTGCTGGTAAAAAGTAGGTCAGACAGCACTCAGCTGGGTGATTCTTGAGGGGAATGCAGACTGCCCCAAGTGATGTTATTACAGCATTTTCAAGCAAGAAGACTAGTTtcacaacctactgaatgggagaaaatgtttgcaaacgataggaccgataaggggttaatatccaaaatatataaacagctcatacaactcagtatcaaaaaatcaaacaacttgattaaaaaatgggcagaagacatgaatagacatttttccaaagaagacatacacatggccgacaggcacacaaaaagatgctcaacatcactaatcattcatggaaatgcaaatcaaaaccacagtgagctatcacctcacacctgtcagaacagctaccatcaaaaagtctacaagggcttccctggtggcgcagtggtcgacagtccgcctgccaatgcaggggacacgggtttgtgccccggcctgggaagatcccacatgccgtggagcggctaggcccatgagccatggccgctgagcctgcgcgtccggagcctgtgctctgcaacgggagaggccacaacagtgagaggcccgcgtaccgcaaaaaaaaaaaaaaagaaaaagtctacaaatagcaaatgttggggagaatatggagaaaagggaacccttgtatgctgttggtgggaatgtaaattggtgcagccactacggaaaatagtatggaggttcctcaaaaaactaaaaatagaactaccatatgatccagtaatttcattcctggatatatatctgaaacaAAAACCCTAATTCAAAGAGATATGTGCAtgccaatgttcacagcagcaatatctacaatagccaagatatggaagcaacctgtccatcgtcagatgaacagataaagaagatgtggtatgtatacaatgaaatactactcagccataaaaaagaaagaaattctgccatttgcaacaacatggatggacctacacggtattatgcttagtgaaataagtcagagaaagacaaatactgtatgttatcacttatatgtggaatctgaaaaataaaacaaaccagtgaatatagcaaaaccaacagactcacagatgtagagaacaaactagtggttaccagtggggagagggaagggggaagggacaaAATAgaggaaggagattaagaggtacaaagtactatgtataaaataaataagctacaaggatatactgtacagcacagggaatatagccaatattttataactttaaacggaatataatttataaaaatatttgaattactattttgtacacctgaaatataatattgtaaatcaactatatgtcaatttaaaaaaacctgtttCCTCAGATATAGGAAGGCAGACTGCTTCTCACAGGCAAGGCAGGCTCAGAGGGActagaaaatttgtttttcagcTTTATCTGAGTCCAAACAGAAATCCCCATTCCTAGTTTCTTTCTCAATCAATACCCTTTCACATGAGAGACTTGAAGAGGCTGTGAATTCAGTTGATGTTGTAGTTCTGCAACCACACAATTACATGCGTTTGATTTTCAGCTACCTCAGCCCTCTGACTACGAGATATGAGATTCCTTTAGGGCTGTCGCAAGTGCTCCCTGGTTCTCTGACCATGACTTGAGCAGAATGTTTGAAGACCTAAGCTTCTGtgaagtcataaagagaaagacaaataccacatcccttatatgtggactctaaaatacaacacaaaggaacctatctacaagacagaaacagattcacagacatagaggacagacttgtggttgccaagggggaggaggtgtggggggagaaggaatgggagtttgggattagtggatgcaaactattatatagagaacaGATAAACGACAAGGCCCtcctgtatagcatagggaacaatattcagtatcctgtgacaaactctaatggaaaagaatatgaaaaagaatatatatgtataactgaaccacttcgctgtacagcagaaattaacacaacattgtaaatcaactctacttcaataaagtttaaaaacaaaccaaaactaaCCTAAGCTTGTCGACTTTCTGTAAGTGCTCCAGGGCACTCAGAAGCATCCAACCCACACCACAGTCCTTAGTCATCAGGACTGCCTAACAAGTGTAGCAGCCGCTTGAGCCCTCAATCACAGGGGATAATCTGGTTCATCATGATGCCAAGGCACCACCAGCATCCTGTTTCCCATTGGTGAGGAGCTCAGACCCAAACCAATCTACACATCTCATCTTTGAGGATTTGCTTCCTGGACTACCCAGTCAGGTCCAAGTTGGGCAACAGAAAACATACCAGTTGTCTACACAGATAGatcttagtattttttaaaaattgtaattaggTTTAAAGTTGTTGATTTGGTTACAAAAAGTACAAAGAGGACTCCCTAAGGGATCACAGAATTATCAAATTCAGAGAGCAACTTCCACCCCCAGAGATGAGGGAACAAAGGGGAAAGTTAGAATTATTATTAAACTTACAAACTTACAGACAGAGACCCTTGGAGCTGAAACATACCTGAGGAAGGGAAGTGTCCTGCTGGTACTGATGTCTCTCGGGAGTACAATGAAGCTGCCTCTTCAAGTCTTGGTAAACTGCAAACCGGACTGAGCTGCTGTGGGAAGAaactactgctgctgctgagcCCCCTCAGAAAGAATGGAGGTCAACAGGAAGCCCCCAGAAAAGTTCCATAAACAAACAGGAAGGAGGAATCTTTTCTTTGTTATTCAGGCTCCCAGTTCCCTCTGGCGCCCCCTAACAGGGGGCAGCTGGCAAAGCTGAAATGTGCTTGCAGAGCCTTGGCTCTGCATAGCCAAGCTCTGTAGAGAAGGGCAGGTTTGGAGACAAGAGACAAGAGCTCAATCACTGTCACATATGTGTCTGCTAGTGAAAAAACAATGTTGCCTTGTAAAGGACAGAGTCAAAATGAAGGCTCTCAAGAGCCAGGCATCGGAGTTTCAACTTGATAAACCAAGAAACAGCAAGGGACTGAAGGTTTCTGAGTTTAGGAGAGTGACACAGTGGTGAGTTAGGACCTTATTCTCTTTCAATGTCACTTCTCTATAACCAGGCTTCAGAAGAGCCTCCCACAAGCCACCCCTCCTAGATTGTATTCACAGGC encodes:
- the LOC132521024 gene encoding RNA polymerase-associated protein LEO1-like; amino-acid sequence: MDLFGDIDDISSESDRDNQPPISGQPVTDGRGVPQDQQEEEPISETKIEVEIPSINCDLGNELYFVKLPKFLSIEPKPFDPQYYEDEFEDEEVLDEEDRTRLKLKIENTIRWRIRRDKEGNEIKESNSRIVKWSDGSLSLHLGNEVFDVDKAPMQGNHNQLFIREDTGLQGQAIFKSKLTFRPHATDCATLRKMTLLLANRCSRTQKIRILPMAGRDPECQRTEMVQKEEERLRASTHQETIHLWEKENQRGPSAPYQGPSSGEEGEASKNHGRGGEPSRKRKAGSEEEEDD